A genomic region of Eucalyptus grandis isolate ANBG69807.140 chromosome 5, ASM1654582v1, whole genome shotgun sequence contains the following coding sequences:
- the LOC104441345 gene encoding cytochrome P450 714C2 produces MAADEPAASTASMAMAKMASTLVLGMLGLVLVHAYRLFVWRPRRLRSELRRQGIEGPPPSHLLLGNIPDIQRIQADVARRARESRKDGGLTHAWPSRLFAHLQEWRAQYGPNFIYSSGHIQFLSISDVELVKELSVCTSPALGKPSYLSKDRGALLGQGILSSSGSTWAYQRQIIAPELYLDKVKGMVSLMVDSANLLMGSWESRIESGGGTAEIRIDDDLRSLSADIISRACFGSSYSRGKEIFLKLRELQRVMSHGSIGVPGMRYLPTKINREIWKLDKQIRLMILEAVKERAQASHEKDLLQVILEGANNVGLPPNISAEQFIVDNCKNIYFAGHETTAVTASWCLMLLAAHPHWQARVRAEVLEILGCGVLDSNKLRGMKTLSMVIHETLRLYPPAVFNVREALEDIEFKGLLIPQGLNIQIPIHILHQLPEIWGTDAAKFQPSDLHKESLEPVTLFRHTCPLVRDLGPVQDSTLPWQN; encoded by the exons ATGGCAGCTGATGAACCAGCAGCGTCCACTGCTTCCATGGCGATGGCAAAGATGGCTTCGACATTGGTTCTGGGCATGCTCGGGCTCGTCCTGGTGCACGCGTACAGATTGTTCGTATGGAGACCCAGGAGGCTCAGATCAGAGCTTCGGAGGCAAGGAATAGAGGGACCCCCTCCTTCTCATCTCCTTCTCGGGAACATCCCGGACATCCAGAGGATCCAAGCTGACGTAGCCCGGAGAGCTCGAGAGTCCCGCAAAGATGGCGGTCTCACTCACGCCTGGCCTTCGCGCCTGTTCGCGCACTTGCAAGAATGGCGAGCACAATACG GACCCAACTTCATTTATTCATCCGGGCACATACAGTTCTTGTCGATAAGTGATGTGGAGCTGGTGAAGGAACTGAGCGTGTGCACATCACCGGCCCTTGGAAAGCCTTCCTATCTCTCAAAGGACAGGGGAGCATTGCTTGGGCAGGGCATTCTCTCGTCGAGCGGCTCTACTTGGGCCTACCAGAGGCAGATAATTGCCCCTGAGCTGTATCTTGATAAGGTTAAG GGCATGGTGAGCCTCATGGTCGACTCAGCAAACTTGCTGATGGGGTCTTGGGAGAGCCGAATAGAAAGTGGTGGAGGCACGGCGGAAATAAGAATCGATGACGATTTAAGGAGCTTGTCTGCAGACATCATCTCCAGAGCTTGCTTTGGAAGCAGTTACTCCCGAGGGaaggaaatcttcttgaagCTCAGAGAACTTCAACGGGTCATGTCCCATGGAAGCATTGGAGTACCCGGAATGAG ATACCTGCCAACCAAAATCAACAGAGAAATTTGGAAGTTAGACAAACAGATTCGGTTGATGATACTAGAGGCCGTGAAAGAACGAGCACAGGCCTCACATGAGAAGGACCTCTTACAAGTGATACTCGAGGGTGCCAACAATGTGGGCCTACCGCCAAATATCTCTGCCGAACAATTCATCGTCGACAATTGCAAGAACATATACTTCGCTGGCCACGAGACCACTGCTGTCACGGCATCCTGGTGCCTGATGCTATTGGCTGCTCATCCTCACTGGCAAGCAAGAGTTCGTGCCGAAGTGCTCGAGATTTTGGGCTGTGGTGTTCTGGATTCTAATAAGCTCCGAGGCATGAAAACC CTAAGCATGGTGATTCACGAGACTTTGCGACTCTATCCGCCAGCGGTGTTCAACGTGAGAGAAGCCTTAGAGGACATTGAGTTTAAGGGACTTCTGATTCCGCAAGGCTTGAACATCCAAATTCCGATCCACATTCTGCACCAGCTTCCTGAAATATGGGGGACCGATGCTGCGAAGTTTCAGCCGAGCGATTTGCACAAGGAATCTCTGGAGCCTGTAACTCTGTTCAGGCATACATGCCCTTTGGTTCGGGACCTCGGACCTGTGCAGGACAGCACTTTGCCCTGGCAGAATTGA
- the LOC104441346 gene encoding cytochrome P450 714C2 isoform X2: MASPIRYLPTKINREIWKLDKQIRSMILEVVKERLQASHEKDLLQVILEGAKNEGLPSSISAEQFIMDNCKNIYFAGYETAAITVSWCLVLLAAHPHWQARVRAVVLEIFGCGVLDSNKLQGVKTLTMVIHETLRLYTPAVFSMREAFEDIEFKGLLIPQGSNIQIPIHILHRLPEIWGTDAGKFQPERFAQGISGACKSAHAYMPFGSGPRICAGQHFALAELKVILLLILTKFSFSLSPFSSI; the protein is encoded by the exons ATGGCGAGCCCAATACG ATACCTTCCAACCAAAATCAACAGAGAAATTTGGAAGTTGGACAAACAGATTCGGTCGATGATACTAGAGGTTGTGAAAGAACGATTGCAGGCCTCACATGAGAAGGACCTCTTACAAGTGATACTCGAGGGTGCCAAGAATGAGGGCCTACCATCAAGTATCTCCGCTGAGCAATTCATCATGGATAATTGCAAGAACATATACTTTGCTGGCTACGAGACCGCTGCTATCACGGTATCCTGGTGCCTAGTGCTGTTAGCTGCTCATCCTCACTGGCAAGCAAGAGTTCGTGCCGTAGTGCTTGAGATTTTTGGCTGTGGCGTTCTGGATTCTAATAAGCTCCAAGGCGTGAAAACA CTAACCATGGTAATTCATGAGACTTTGCGACTCTATACACCTGCGGTGTTCAGCATGAGAGAAGCCTTCGAGGACATTGAATTTAAGGGACTTCTGATTCCACAAGGCTCAAACATCCAGATTCCGATCCACATTCTGCACCGGCTTCCTGAAATATGGGGGACCGATGCTGGAAAGTTTCAGCCGGAGAGATTTGCACAAGGAATCTCTGGAGCCTGTAAATCTGCTCATGCATACATGCCCTTTGGTTCGGGACCTCGGATCTGTGCAGGGCAGCACTTTGCCCTGGCGGAATTGAAGGTGATCTTGTTGCTCATTCTCACCAAGTTCTCGTTTTCACTTTCGCCATTCTCCAGCATTTAG
- the LOC104441346 gene encoding cytochrome P450 714C2 isoform X1: MCAQICSSFVIGTLYLHGSFCFHPTSVYASISQPKPFVNKHLRYLPTKINREIWKLDKQIRSMILEVVKERLQASHEKDLLQVILEGAKNEGLPSSISAEQFIMDNCKNIYFAGYETAAITVSWCLVLLAAHPHWQARVRAVVLEIFGCGVLDSNKLQGVKTLTMVIHETLRLYTPAVFSMREAFEDIEFKGLLIPQGSNIQIPIHILHRLPEIWGTDAGKFQPERFAQGISGACKSAHAYMPFGSGPRICAGQHFALAELKVILLLILTKFSFSLSPFSSI, from the exons ATGTGTGCTCAAATATGTTCAAGTTTTGTCATTGGAACTTTGTATCTACAtggttctttttgttttcatccaACTTCTGTATATGCCAGCATATCCCAGCCTAAGCCCTTCGTCAATAAACATCTCAGATACCTTCCAACCAAAATCAACAGAGAAATTTGGAAGTTGGACAAACAGATTCGGTCGATGATACTAGAGGTTGTGAAAGAACGATTGCAGGCCTCACATGAGAAGGACCTCTTACAAGTGATACTCGAGGGTGCCAAGAATGAGGGCCTACCATCAAGTATCTCCGCTGAGCAATTCATCATGGATAATTGCAAGAACATATACTTTGCTGGCTACGAGACCGCTGCTATCACGGTATCCTGGTGCCTAGTGCTGTTAGCTGCTCATCCTCACTGGCAAGCAAGAGTTCGTGCCGTAGTGCTTGAGATTTTTGGCTGTGGCGTTCTGGATTCTAATAAGCTCCAAGGCGTGAAAACA CTAACCATGGTAATTCATGAGACTTTGCGACTCTATACACCTGCGGTGTTCAGCATGAGAGAAGCCTTCGAGGACATTGAATTTAAGGGACTTCTGATTCCACAAGGCTCAAACATCCAGATTCCGATCCACATTCTGCACCGGCTTCCTGAAATATGGGGGACCGATGCTGGAAAGTTTCAGCCGGAGAGATTTGCACAAGGAATCTCTGGAGCCTGTAAATCTGCTCATGCATACATGCCCTTTGGTTCGGGACCTCGGATCTGTGCAGGGCAGCACTTTGCCCTGGCGGAATTGAAGGTGATCTTGTTGCTCATTCTCACCAAGTTCTCGTTTTCACTTTCGCCATTCTCCAGCATTTAG